The sequence AGCCCAATGCCATGAAGGAAAATGCGGGGTATTTTACCATGGTATGAGCTTAAACTCGAAGTGACCATTGCGGGAGGAGCGCTCATGGATACGTGGCCAGGAGTCCTGAGGTTTGCGCACGCCACGCTGACAAGTCCGGGCCCTTCTCGGTCTGATGATGGACTCTCTGGCCATGTGCTCCAGGAACTTGGTGATGATGCCCTGGCGTTGCCTGGCAGTGATGAGTGAACCCGCGATGCTGAGCACTGGCAGCAAGGCCTCCAGGGCGCTGCCTATCTTGTCCACGCTGATGCGCACGGGCTCCAGGGACACACTTTGAGCAGTCTTCACACGATGGGCTGCCAGCAGGCTGGCCGCGAGGATGTTGGCTCCGAACTCCGTCTCCGCTCCTTCCAGTGTGGTGGCACGCATCAGATGCTGCCTGCCGGTATGGCGTTTGAGTTCGCCGAAGAACAGCTCCTGCTCCCATCGCTTCGCATACAAGGCCAGCAGTTCCACGGCAGGATGCTTTTGCTCATCCAGCAACGTCGTCCACAAGCGCACCTCGGTGCGCTCGGGTGGTGCCATCTCGCCCTCCTGGTCTTTTTGGGAGGGCTGGCGCCACACTTCGCCACGAATCTCACGCAGTTGCAGTGTTCCTGCTGGCCGTGTCGTGCCTGGCTGGCATACGCGTGTCTCCACCAAGGCACTGCCATCGCTGAGTTTATCAAGCACCCTGGTCTTGCACGAACTTTTAACGCGCACCAGCAACTGGCATCGTGCTCCGGCTGCATGGCGCACATCGGCGATGAAGCGCGCGCTGCCATAGTAGCGGTCTGCCAGCAGCAAGGTGTCTTCCTTCTTGGGAATGGAACCCAACAGCTCGCGTGCCAGCGTGAGCTCTCCCGCCATGCCCTGGGCACAAGGCAGCCCGCGTGCTGCTGCCAGAGGCTGGTGCGTGCCCAGTTCCACCAGCACCGCGCCACTGAACTTGTAGAAGGCGGCTTCCCTGCTGGCGTTGCGATGGCGTGCGCCTGCACGGCTCCCGATGGCCCGGGTGTTGCGCAGGCTCCATTGTGAACCATCCACTCCCAGGAGCCGATGTCCGTGATAAAAACTCAAGGGGTGGCACTCGTGTTGAGCACGCGGACGCAGCACCTCTGCAAAGAGCTCTTCAAACCACTCCCAAGACAACCCTGCTCTACGCTGGATGGCGGCTTCATCGCTGATGGAAACGTTGCTCATGGTTCGGACATGATGCCCCAAAGTGCCACCAGAACTCAGCGCCTGCATCACCATGCCCCAAACAAACTGGGCAAAGGACACTTTGCTTTTGCC is a genomic window of Roseimicrobium gellanilyticum containing:
- a CDS encoding IS4 family transposase translates to MSAQRLRRVRERCGRGLQGKSKVSFAQFVWGMVMQALSSGGTLGHHVRTMSNVSISDEAAIQRRAGLSWEWFEELFAEVLRPRAQHECHPLSFYHGHRLLGVDGSQWSLRNTRAIGSRAGARHRNASREAAFYKFSGAVLVELGTHQPLAAARGLPCAQGMAGELTLARELLGSIPKKEDTLLLADRYYGSARFIADVRHAAGARCQLLVRVKSSCKTRVLDKLSDGSALVETRVCQPGTTRPAGTLQLREIRGEVWRQPSQKDQEGEMAPPERTEVRLWTTLLDEQKHPAVELLALYAKRWEQELFFGELKRHTGRQHLMRATTLEGAETEFGANILAASLLAAHRVKTAQSVSLEPVRISVDKIGSALEALLPVLSIAGSLITARQRQGIITKFLEHMARESIIRPRRARTCQRGVRKPQDSWPRIHERSSRNGHFEFKLIPW